The following proteins are co-located in the Rhodococcus opacus B4 genome:
- a CDS encoding sulfite exporter TauE/SafE family protein — translation MTPLEVIAILVAGVGAGAINAIVGSGTLITFPTLVAFGFPPVTATMSNAIGLVAGGVSGTWGYRRELAGQGPRLRWQIPASLCGAILGSWLLLHLPETVFELVVPVLLILALILVVLQPKIQAWAKQRGSHEAGLSPTRLGLLTVGTFAVGVYGGYFTAAQGILLMGVMGAILPESLQRMNGAKNLLSLIVNVVAATAYTLVAFDRISWAAAGLIAVGSLIGGVLGARYGRRLSPTALRGTIVVVGLIGLFRLLA, via the coding sequence GTGACACCACTCGAAGTCATCGCGATCCTGGTAGCCGGCGTCGGCGCGGGCGCGATCAACGCCATCGTCGGCAGCGGCACGCTCATCACCTTTCCCACCCTGGTGGCATTCGGGTTCCCTCCGGTGACCGCCACGATGTCGAACGCGATCGGCCTGGTCGCCGGTGGCGTGTCCGGCACGTGGGGGTACCGGCGGGAACTGGCCGGGCAGGGACCGCGGCTGCGGTGGCAGATCCCGGCATCGCTGTGCGGCGCGATTCTCGGCTCGTGGCTCCTGCTGCACCTCCCCGAAACGGTGTTCGAACTCGTCGTCCCGGTGCTGCTGATCCTCGCCCTCATCCTGGTGGTGCTGCAGCCGAAGATCCAGGCGTGGGCCAAGCAGCGCGGCAGCCACGAGGCGGGCCTGAGCCCGACGCGCCTCGGCCTGCTGACCGTCGGCACGTTCGCCGTCGGCGTGTACGGCGGATACTTCACCGCGGCGCAGGGCATTCTGCTGATGGGCGTGATGGGCGCGATCCTGCCGGAGAGCCTGCAGCGGATGAACGGCGCGAAGAATCTGCTGTCGCTCATCGTCAACGTCGTCGCGGCGACCGCGTACACACTCGTGGCCTTCGACCGGATCAGCTGGGCGGCCGCCGGCCTCATCGCGGTGGGATCATTGATCGGAGGCGTCCTGGGCGCCCGATACGGCCGCCGCCTGTCCCCCACCGCGCTGCGGGGAACCATCGTCGTCGTCGGTCTCATCGGCCTGTTCCGGCTGCTCGCATAG
- a CDS encoding HAD-IIA family hydrolase, translated as MDMDGVLVHEEHLVPGADLFLAELRESGTPFIVLTNNSIRTPRDLRARLLRTGLDIPEESIWTSALATATFLANQRPGGSAYVVGESGLTTALHDIGYVLTENDPDYVVLGETRTYSFEAITTAIRLVERGARFIATNPDPTGPSREGSLPATGSVAALISRATGRDPYYVGKPNALMMRSALRAIGAHSANTLMIGDRMDTDIVCGLEAGLQTILVLTGISTRDSVELFPYRPTAVLKSVADLVGRTSDPFGGDAASPPVSTC; from the coding sequence ATGGACATGGACGGCGTTCTCGTCCACGAAGAGCACCTGGTCCCCGGCGCCGACCTGTTCCTGGCCGAACTCCGGGAGTCCGGTACCCCGTTCATCGTCCTGACCAACAATTCCATCAGGACTCCGCGCGATCTCCGCGCCCGGCTGCTCCGCACCGGCCTGGACATTCCGGAGGAATCGATCTGGACGTCCGCCCTGGCGACCGCGACGTTCCTCGCGAACCAGCGCCCCGGCGGCAGCGCCTACGTGGTCGGCGAATCGGGGCTCACCACCGCACTGCACGACATCGGATACGTCCTCACCGAGAACGATCCCGACTACGTGGTCCTCGGTGAGACCCGCACCTACTCCTTCGAGGCCATCACCACCGCAATTCGACTGGTGGAGAGAGGCGCACGCTTCATCGCCACCAACCCCGACCCCACCGGACCGTCGCGCGAGGGTTCCCTTCCGGCGACCGGATCCGTTGCGGCACTGATCAGCCGGGCCACCGGCCGCGACCCGTATTACGTGGGCAAGCCGAACGCGCTGATGATGCGCTCCGCGCTGCGGGCCATCGGCGCGCACTCCGCGAACACGCTGATGATCGGCGACCGCATGGACACCGACATCGTCTGCGGGCTCGAGGCCGGGCTGCAGACCATCCTCGTCCTCACCGGAATCTCGACGCGGGACTCGGTGGAGTTGTTCCCCTACCGTCCCACCGCAGTGCTCAAATCGGTCGCCGACCTGGTCGGCCGCACGTCGGATCCCTTCGGCGGCGATGCGGCTTCGCCGCCCGTGAGTACTTGTTAA
- a CDS encoding LppA family lipoprotein — MTVRGEWAMKAVAVIGAAILTSGCGDVTDNPYNFGDEEIAAAAETLTGRPTLAVTERHVTDALVRISEAVGAIAPDVRWRWHRERSQGGGCPGPYAYTEGQSVTTRALLSDTPIRDADWPAVLAAARAVATGAGMDRLDVHADEPGRHDVTFAGEDGNRITFGTYRAATIRGVTGCRRS; from the coding sequence GTGACGGTCCGCGGCGAATGGGCAATGAAGGCGGTCGCCGTGATCGGCGCGGCGATCCTGACGAGCGGATGTGGTGACGTGACGGACAACCCGTACAACTTCGGCGACGAGGAGATTGCGGCGGCGGCCGAGACCCTGACCGGCAGGCCGACGCTCGCCGTCACCGAGCGGCACGTCACCGATGCGCTGGTGCGGATCAGCGAGGCCGTCGGCGCGATCGCTCCGGATGTCCGGTGGCGGTGGCACCGTGAACGCAGCCAGGGCGGCGGATGTCCCGGACCGTATGCGTACACGGAGGGACAGTCCGTCACCACACGAGCGCTGCTGTCCGACACCCCGATCCGCGACGCCGACTGGCCGGCCGTGCTGGCAGCGGCCCGTGCGGTCGCCACCGGCGCAGGGATGGACCGGCTCGACGTCCACGCCGACGAGCCCGGACGCCACGACGTGACGTTCGCCGGCGAAGACGGGAACCGGATCACATTCGGGACGTACCGGGCAGCGACCATTCGGGGCGTCACCGGCTGCCGCCGGTCGTGA
- a CDS encoding alpha/beta hydrolase yields MNLRDIAQWDTRALSAVQRSLSERAATLAFVRDGLADIGHLPGWEDEAADAARRRFRTVAEDLSDEAAAVAVVESLARELFDAVAHLQTELDGVRDAAAAHGIVLSDNGDIAGPPVDGSAAALREEVRAAARALILQAEDLVADAAAVLTRAAHGVAEPGEVGRGLSAPAPPPDGSLLANREYWDALPAAQRREVVEQHPEWVGNRDGIPSAVRHEANVTRFDDERSRWETERDRLRDRLDHNMFGGTFTDDDAELWYAEQKLRDLDNLEELVRAHPDGRLMLLDLQSGERTMAAFALGNPDTADHISVTTPGIDTTVGSLAGMADEATALKAEIERQLDLSGRTDDTVSTIAWLGYQPPTTTGPGNFDVPFIDQNLGRGWLVDSWQSDRATAGAPKLAAFYEGLDVASQTPDPHITALGHSYGSCTQGLALQDAGPRQPVDDAVFYGSPGFHANDESDLGLARGHGFVMRAHDDPISVVDGFGRLGPDPVQTDLEQLSVREASTPDGVQREDADGHSEYPRPSGNGELRTSGYNMAVIVAGMPELAIR; encoded by the coding sequence GTGAATCTGAGGGACATAGCCCAGTGGGACACCCGCGCGCTGTCGGCCGTGCAACGGTCGCTGTCCGAGCGGGCGGCGACTCTCGCGTTCGTGCGGGACGGTCTCGCCGACATCGGCCACTTGCCGGGGTGGGAGGACGAGGCTGCGGACGCCGCACGCCGGCGGTTCCGGACCGTCGCGGAAGACCTGAGTGACGAGGCGGCTGCCGTCGCCGTCGTCGAGTCGTTGGCCCGCGAGCTGTTCGACGCGGTCGCGCACCTGCAGACCGAACTCGACGGCGTCCGAGACGCGGCGGCCGCCCACGGGATTGTCCTGTCCGACAACGGAGATATCGCCGGACCGCCCGTCGACGGCTCCGCGGCCGCGCTGCGTGAAGAGGTACGCGCCGCAGCCCGGGCGCTGATACTCCAGGCGGAAGACCTCGTCGCCGACGCGGCTGCCGTGCTGACGCGGGCAGCGCACGGCGTGGCCGAACCCGGTGAGGTGGGTCGCGGACTGTCCGCCCCGGCGCCTCCGCCGGACGGCTCCCTGCTCGCCAACCGCGAGTATTGGGACGCCCTGCCCGCAGCCCAGCGGCGAGAGGTCGTCGAGCAGCATCCCGAATGGGTGGGAAATCGCGACGGCATCCCGTCCGCGGTGCGGCACGAGGCGAACGTGACCCGGTTCGACGACGAGCGGTCGCGGTGGGAGACGGAACGAGACCGACTCCGGGACAGGCTGGACCACAACATGTTCGGTGGAACATTCACCGACGACGACGCCGAACTGTGGTACGCCGAGCAGAAGTTGCGGGACCTCGACAACCTCGAGGAACTCGTGCGCGCTCACCCGGACGGCAGGCTGATGCTGCTCGACCTGCAGTCGGGTGAACGGACGATGGCCGCGTTCGCGCTCGGCAACCCCGATACCGCCGACCACATCTCGGTCACCACGCCGGGCATCGACACCACCGTGGGCTCCCTCGCCGGAATGGCCGACGAGGCGACGGCGCTGAAGGCGGAAATCGAACGGCAGCTCGACCTTTCCGGCCGCACCGACGACACGGTGTCGACGATCGCGTGGCTGGGGTATCAACCGCCGACGACCACCGGTCCGGGCAATTTCGATGTGCCGTTCATCGACCAGAATCTCGGGCGTGGATGGCTCGTCGATTCCTGGCAGTCCGACCGCGCGACCGCGGGTGCACCGAAGCTCGCCGCGTTCTACGAGGGCCTCGACGTCGCCTCGCAGACGCCCGATCCGCACATCACCGCGCTCGGCCATTCGTATGGTTCGTGCACCCAGGGCCTGGCCCTGCAGGACGCGGGACCGCGGCAACCGGTCGACGACGCCGTGTTCTACGGGTCGCCCGGGTTCCACGCGAACGACGAATCGGACCTCGGGCTGGCTCGAGGTCACGGATTCGTGATGCGCGCGCACGACGACCCCATCAGCGTGGTCGACGGGTTCGGCAGGCTCGGCCCCGATCCGGTGCAGACGGACCTCGAACAACTGTCGGTGCGCGAGGCGTCGACCCCCGACGGCGTGCAGCGGGAAGATGCCGACGGGCACAGCGAGTATCCACGGCCGAGCGGCAACGGAGAGTTACGGACGTCCGGCTACAACATGGCGGTGATCGTCGCGGGCATGCCGGAACTGGCGATCCGGTGA
- a CDS encoding type VII secretion target, whose protein sequence is MSGSTHVDTGALHAAAGQLDALFDEASSRLDTTDTAVSDSAAAWPEAAGAGFALFTSYLDGRRESLQRTLAEMSASLVECARRYDTQDAATAERLHAVAPATSLDL, encoded by the coding sequence ATGAGCGGTTCCACCCACGTCGACACCGGTGCCCTGCACGCGGCGGCCGGTCAGCTCGACGCCCTGTTCGACGAGGCGTCCTCACGGCTCGACACCACCGACACGGCCGTCTCCGATTCGGCGGCGGCCTGGCCGGAGGCTGCCGGCGCCGGGTTCGCCCTGTTCACGTCCTACCTCGACGGAAGGCGGGAGTCGTTGCAGCGCACCCTGGCCGAGATGTCGGCGTCACTCGTCGAGTGCGCACGCCGGTACGACACCCAGGACGCGGCGACCGCCGAGCGCCTCCACGCGGTCGCACCGGCCACGAGCCTCGACCTCTAG
- a CDS encoding O-succinylhomoserine sulfhydrylase has translation MSAIPQGGAFQKALPDDIGQGTISVRGGTLRSGFEETSEAIFLNSGFVFESAGAAEASFTGDIDHFVYSRYGNPTVKMFEERLRLIEGAEACFGTASGMSAVFTALGALLKAGDRLVAARSLFGSCFVVCNEILPRWGVETVFVDGEDLDQWEQALSEPTTAVFFETPSNPMQTLVDVPRVAELAHAAGAKVVLDNVFATPLLQRSLELGADIVVYSGTKHIDGQGRVLGGAILGPKDYIEGPVQNLMRHTGPALSPFNAWTLLKGLETMPIRVRHSVGSALEIAQFLEGHSAVDWVKYPYLESHPQHDLAKRQMSGGGTVVTFALNASESEAKKRAFELLDALRLVNISNNLGDSKSLITHPATTTHRAMGPEGRAAVGITDGVVRLSVGLEDTADLLTDLEQALG, from the coding sequence GTGAGTGCAATTCCTCAGGGTGGCGCGTTTCAGAAGGCGCTGCCGGACGACATCGGCCAGGGCACGATCAGCGTGCGCGGAGGAACCCTCCGTTCCGGCTTCGAGGAGACGTCCGAAGCGATCTTCCTGAACTCCGGTTTCGTGTTCGAGAGCGCGGGAGCGGCCGAGGCGTCGTTCACCGGCGACATCGACCACTTCGTCTATTCCCGGTACGGCAACCCCACCGTCAAGATGTTCGAGGAGCGGCTGCGCCTGATCGAGGGCGCGGAGGCGTGCTTCGGTACCGCCAGCGGAATGTCGGCCGTGTTCACCGCACTCGGCGCACTGCTGAAGGCGGGCGACCGCCTCGTCGCGGCGCGCAGCCTGTTCGGCTCCTGCTTCGTGGTGTGCAACGAGATCCTGCCCCGCTGGGGCGTGGAGACGGTGTTCGTGGACGGTGAAGACCTCGACCAGTGGGAACAGGCGCTGTCCGAGCCGACCACCGCGGTGTTCTTCGAGACGCCGTCGAACCCGATGCAGACGCTCGTCGACGTGCCCCGGGTCGCGGAACTCGCGCACGCCGCCGGCGCCAAGGTCGTGCTCGACAACGTGTTCGCGACCCCGCTGCTGCAGCGCAGCCTGGAACTGGGCGCCGACATCGTCGTCTACTCCGGCACCAAGCACATCGACGGCCAGGGCCGCGTGCTCGGCGGGGCGATCCTCGGGCCGAAGGACTACATCGAGGGTCCCGTCCAGAACCTCATGCGCCACACCGGGCCGGCGCTGAGCCCGTTCAACGCGTGGACGCTCCTCAAGGGGCTCGAGACGATGCCGATCCGGGTGCGGCACTCGGTCGGCTCGGCACTGGAGATCGCCCAGTTCCTCGAAGGGCACTCCGCCGTCGACTGGGTCAAGTACCCGTACCTCGAATCGCACCCCCAGCACGACCTCGCCAAGCGGCAGATGAGCGGCGGCGGCACCGTCGTCACCTTCGCGCTCAACGCGTCCGAGAGCGAAGCGAAGAAGCGGGCATTCGAACTCCTCGACGCCCTGCGGCTGGTCAACATCTCCAACAACCTCGGCGACTCCAAGTCGCTCATCACCCACCCGGCCACCACCACCCACCGGGCGATGGGACCGGAAGGTCGTGCGGCAGTGGGCATCACCGACGGCGTCGTCCGGCTCTCCGTGGGCCTCGAAGACACCGCCGACCTGCTGACCGACCTGGAGCAGGCACTGGGATAG
- a CDS encoding rhodanese-like domain-containing protein, translating to MSYAGDITPEHAWELLRDHPDAVLVDVRTDAEWKYVGVPDTTSLGRKTVLIEWVSYPTGSRNDNFVDQLKEAGIAGGEDAPVIFLCRSGQRSIGAAEAATAAGIGPSYNVLDGFEGGLDADGHRGAVGWRALGLPWRQW from the coding sequence GTGAGTTACGCAGGCGACATAACGCCGGAGCATGCCTGGGAGCTGCTCCGCGACCATCCCGACGCCGTCCTGGTGGACGTGCGGACGGACGCCGAGTGGAAATACGTCGGAGTTCCCGACACGACCTCCCTCGGGCGGAAGACCGTGCTGATCGAATGGGTGAGCTACCCGACGGGCAGTCGTAACGACAACTTCGTGGACCAGCTGAAGGAGGCCGGGATCGCGGGTGGCGAGGACGCCCCGGTGATCTTCCTGTGTCGCTCCGGCCAGCGGTCCATCGGTGCGGCGGAAGCCGCGACAGCGGCGGGCATCGGCCCGTCGTACAACGTGCTCGACGGTTTCGAAGGCGGCCTGGACGCCGACGGTCATCGTGGGGCGGTCGGCTGGCGGGCTCTGGGCCTGCCGTGGAGGCAGTGGTGA
- a CDS encoding Rv0361 family membrane protein: MSGSSESPQRDAGGAEDPVDPRRTTAVPFIAAVTVIVVILVAIVVSSMLSPADENVTEADRINRSVADFIQAHNHDDADLQKTLVCPSWSDDRDVLRGREGDVTLQGVESSEVNGDRARAEVRVSADDGKGETTDTWQLTRDGDTWVVCN, encoded by the coding sequence ATGTCCGGTTCGAGCGAATCGCCTCAGCGCGACGCGGGAGGCGCGGAAGATCCGGTGGATCCCCGGCGCACCACGGCGGTGCCGTTCATCGCCGCCGTCACCGTCATCGTCGTCATCCTCGTCGCCATCGTGGTGTCCAGCATGCTCTCGCCCGCCGACGAGAACGTCACGGAAGCGGACCGCATCAACCGTTCGGTCGCCGACTTCATCCAGGCCCACAACCACGACGACGCCGATCTGCAGAAGACGCTGGTCTGCCCGTCGTGGTCCGACGACCGCGACGTGCTCCGGGGCAGGGAAGGCGACGTCACGCTGCAGGGCGTCGAGTCGTCCGAGGTCAACGGCGACCGGGCCCGGGCGGAGGTCCGGGTCAGCGCCGACGACGGCAAAGGCGAGACGACGGACACCTGGCAATTGACTCGGGACGGCGACACATGGGTCGTCTGCAACTGA
- a CDS encoding FAD-dependent oxidoreductase: MTDQTRPLRVAIVGAGPAGIYAADALMKSDAASDGGISIDLFERMPAPFGLIRYGVAPDHPRIKGIITALHKVLDKPSVRLLGNIDYGSDITLEDLHSFYDAVIFSTGANADRALNIPGIELDGSYGAADFVSWYDGHPDVPRTWPLEAEKVAVLGVGNVALDIARVLAKTGDELLPTEIPANVYEGLKANKAVEVHVFGRRGPAQAKFTPLELRELDHSPTIEVIVDPEDIDYDEGSEQARRNSKQVDMVANTLQDWAIRDVGNRPHKLFLHFFESPTEVLGEDGKVVGLRTERTQLDGTGNVKGTGKFNDWEVQSVYRAVGYLSQNIAKLPFDEQAGTVPNEAGRVIADDTAEGSARFMPATYVTGWIKRGPVGLIGHTKGDANETVANLLEDRTGFPEPANPGEDAIIEFLEGKQVPYTTWQGWYRLDAHERSLGEPEGRERIKVVEREDMLKASEPDKA; encoded by the coding sequence ATGACTGATCAGACACGTCCGTTGCGCGTTGCGATCGTGGGTGCCGGCCCCGCCGGTATCTACGCAGCCGACGCACTCATGAAATCCGATGCCGCGTCTGACGGCGGGATCAGCATCGACCTCTTCGAGCGGATGCCTGCCCCCTTCGGTCTGATCCGGTACGGCGTCGCCCCCGACCACCCGCGCATCAAGGGCATCATCACCGCCCTGCACAAGGTGCTCGACAAGCCGTCGGTCCGCCTGCTGGGCAACATCGACTACGGCAGCGACATCACCCTCGAGGATCTGCACTCCTTCTACGACGCGGTGATCTTCTCCACCGGCGCCAACGCCGACCGAGCCCTGAACATCCCGGGCATCGAACTCGACGGCAGCTACGGCGCCGCCGACTTCGTCTCCTGGTACGACGGCCACCCCGACGTCCCGCGCACCTGGCCTCTCGAGGCCGAGAAGGTCGCCGTCCTCGGTGTCGGCAACGTCGCCCTCGACATCGCGCGCGTTCTCGCCAAGACCGGCGACGAACTGCTGCCGACGGAGATCCCCGCCAACGTCTACGAGGGACTCAAGGCCAACAAGGCCGTCGAGGTCCACGTGTTCGGCCGTCGTGGGCCCGCGCAGGCCAAGTTCACCCCCCTCGAGCTGCGTGAACTCGATCACTCGCCGACCATCGAGGTCATCGTCGATCCCGAGGACATCGACTACGACGAGGGCTCCGAGCAGGCCCGGCGCAACTCCAAGCAGGTCGACATGGTCGCCAACACCCTGCAGGACTGGGCCATCCGCGACGTGGGCAACCGCCCGCACAAGCTGTTCCTGCACTTCTTCGAATCGCCCACCGAGGTGCTCGGCGAGGACGGCAAGGTCGTCGGTCTGCGCACCGAGCGCACCCAGCTCGACGGCACCGGCAACGTCAAGGGCACCGGCAAGTTCAACGACTGGGAAGTCCAGTCCGTGTACCGCGCGGTGGGTTACCTGTCGCAGAACATCGCGAAGCTCCCGTTCGACGAGCAGGCGGGCACGGTCCCGAACGAGGCCGGACGCGTCATCGCCGACGACACCGCCGAGGGCAGTGCCCGGTTCATGCCCGCCACCTACGTCACCGGCTGGATCAAGCGCGGTCCGGTCGGCCTGATCGGCCACACCAAGGGTGACGCGAACGAGACCGTCGCGAACCTGCTCGAGGACCGGACCGGCTTCCCCGAGCCCGCGAACCCGGGCGAGGACGCGATCATCGAGTTCCTCGAGGGCAAGCAGGTCCCGTACACCACCTGGCAGGGCTGGTACCGCCTCGACGCACACGAGCGCAGCCTGGGCGAGCCCGAGGGCCGTGAGCGGATCAAGGTCGTCGAGCGTGAGGACATGCTCAAGGCCAGCGAGCCCGACAAGGCCTGA
- a CDS encoding amidohydrolase family protein, with product MFDAHVHIIDPRFPVVENHGYLPEPFTVADYRARTEGFGVDGGAVVTASYQGTDQNYLKAALAELGPSWVGVTQMELDTTDESILELDRAGVRAVRFNLRRSATDVKLLTKQALRAYELAGWHAEFYVDATLLLSLEPVFAKLPAVCIDHLGMSTRGLPYLLDLVDRGVRVKATGFGRTTIENVGDVLRKIHAVNPEALMFGTDLPGSRSRRVFQDNDIDIVADAVGDDFDKVMGGNARAWYRCDTPSGTC from the coding sequence GTGTTTGACGCCCACGTTCACATCATCGATCCCCGGTTCCCGGTGGTCGAGAACCACGGCTACCTTCCGGAGCCGTTCACCGTCGCCGACTACCGGGCGCGCACGGAAGGCTTCGGTGTGGACGGCGGCGCCGTCGTCACGGCCTCGTACCAGGGCACCGATCAGAATTACCTGAAGGCCGCGCTCGCGGAGCTCGGCCCCAGCTGGGTGGGGGTCACTCAGATGGAGCTCGACACCACCGACGAGAGCATCCTCGAACTCGACCGCGCCGGGGTCCGGGCCGTCCGATTCAACCTCCGGCGCAGCGCCACCGACGTGAAGCTCCTCACCAAGCAGGCCCTGCGGGCGTACGAGCTGGCCGGCTGGCACGCGGAGTTCTACGTGGACGCCACCCTGCTGCTGTCGCTGGAGCCGGTGTTCGCCAAGCTGCCCGCCGTGTGCATCGACCACCTGGGGATGTCGACGCGGGGCCTGCCGTACCTGCTCGATCTCGTCGACCGGGGTGTCCGGGTGAAGGCCACCGGGTTCGGGCGGACCACCATCGAGAACGTCGGCGACGTGCTGCGCAAGATCCACGCCGTCAACCCCGAGGCGTTGATGTTCGGCACCGACCTACCGGGCAGTCGATCCCGAAGAGTGTTCCAGGACAACGACATCGACATCGTCGCGGACGCCGTGGGCGACGACTTCGACAAGGTCATGGGCGGCAACGCGCGTGCGTGGTACCGCTGCGACACTCCCTCGGGAACCTGCTAG
- a CDS encoding DUF456 domain-containing protein, whose translation MSPAAEVLVGLAIAVGLVGIVIPILPGTILIFAAILVWAIMTGGATAWTVFAVAALFLVISGVVKYTWPGKRMRSAGVPNVSLIVGGLLGIVGFFVVPVVGLFLGFIAGTYVAELYRLRAHNRAWASTWHACKAVGLSMLIELLGALIASGVWLAAVVAT comes from the coding sequence GTGAGTCCGGCCGCAGAGGTTCTCGTCGGCCTGGCCATCGCGGTCGGGCTCGTCGGGATCGTCATCCCGATCCTGCCCGGCACCATCCTCATCTTCGCGGCAATCCTGGTGTGGGCCATCATGACCGGCGGTGCGACGGCGTGGACGGTGTTCGCGGTCGCCGCGCTGTTCCTCGTGATCAGCGGAGTCGTCAAATACACCTGGCCGGGTAAGCGGATGCGCAGCGCCGGTGTGCCCAACGTGTCGCTGATCGTCGGTGGTCTGCTCGGGATCGTAGGGTTCTTCGTCGTTCCCGTGGTGGGGTTGTTTCTCGGGTTCATCGCCGGAACGTATGTGGCCGAGCTGTACCGGCTGCGTGCGCACAACCGGGCGTGGGCGTCGACGTGGCACGCCTGCAAGGCCGTCGGACTGTCGATGCTGATCGAACTGCTCGGCGCCCTGATCGCCTCGGGAGTGTGGCTGGCCGCCGTGGTCGCGACGTAG
- the purT gene encoding formate-dependent phosphoribosylglycinamide formyltransferase: MREQAPGRFGTPLTAGATRVMLLGSGELGKEVIIALQRLGVEVIAVDRYDNAPGHQVAHRAHTIDMSDPEALLRLVDAEQPHFVVPEIEAIATDALATVEERGAAVVVPTARATQLTMNREGIRRLAAEELGLPTSPYEFAESLAEVRAATDRIGFPCVIKPVMSSSGKGQSTVRGADDVEKAWEYALAGGRVNHGRVIVEGFVDFDYEITQLTVRAIGGDGEVGTFFCEPIGHLQDSGDYVESWQPQPMSDTALARSREVAEKVTSALGGRGIFGVELFVKGDDVYFSEVSPRPHDTGLVTLRTQRLSEFDLHARAILGLPVDTTLTTPGASAVIYGKLDAAGIGFEGVADAMAVPETDLRLFGKPESFARRRMGVAVSTGPDVETARSRAREAASRVEPVA; the protein is encoded by the coding sequence ATGCGTGAACAGGCACCCGGACGGTTCGGCACCCCTCTGACGGCAGGCGCGACCCGCGTCATGCTGCTCGGGTCGGGTGAGCTGGGCAAGGAAGTCATCATCGCCCTCCAGCGGCTGGGGGTCGAGGTGATCGCCGTCGACCGCTACGACAACGCGCCGGGTCACCAGGTGGCGCACCGCGCGCACACGATCGACATGAGCGACCCGGAGGCGCTGTTGCGGCTCGTCGACGCCGAGCAGCCGCATTTCGTGGTCCCCGAGATCGAGGCCATCGCCACCGATGCGCTGGCCACGGTCGAGGAGCGGGGCGCCGCCGTCGTGGTTCCCACCGCGCGGGCCACGCAGCTGACCATGAACCGCGAGGGGATCCGGCGCCTCGCCGCGGAGGAGCTGGGACTGCCCACCTCGCCGTACGAGTTCGCCGAATCGCTCGCGGAGGTGCGGGCGGCCACCGACCGCATCGGCTTTCCCTGCGTGATCAAGCCGGTGATGTCTTCGTCCGGCAAGGGGCAGTCCACCGTGCGCGGCGCCGACGACGTCGAGAAGGCCTGGGAGTACGCGCTCGCGGGTGGCCGCGTCAACCACGGTCGCGTCATCGTGGAGGGGTTCGTCGACTTCGACTACGAGATCACTCAACTCACCGTCCGCGCGATCGGCGGCGACGGCGAGGTGGGCACGTTCTTCTGCGAACCGATCGGCCACCTCCAGGATTCGGGTGACTACGTGGAGTCGTGGCAGCCGCAGCCGATGAGCGACACCGCGCTCGCCCGGTCGCGCGAGGTGGCCGAGAAGGTGACGTCCGCGCTGGGCGGCCGCGGGATCTTCGGGGTGGAATTGTTCGTGAAGGGCGACGACGTGTACTTCTCGGAGGTCAGCCCCCGCCCGCACGACACGGGTCTGGTCACCCTTCGGACGCAACGACTCTCGGAGTTCGATCTGCATGCCCGCGCGATCCTCGGCCTGCCCGTCGACACCACCCTCACGACACCCGGTGCGTCCGCGGTGATCTACGGAAAACTCGATGCCGCCGGGATCGGCTTCGAGGGCGTCGCGGACGCGATGGCCGTCCCCGAGACGGACCTGCGGCTGTTCGGCAAGCCGGAGAGCTTCGCGCGGAGGCGGATGGGCGTCGCCGTGTCGACGGGGCCGGACGTCGAGACCGCGCGCAGCCGTGCGCGGGAGGCGGCGTCCCGCGTCGAGCCCGTCGCGTGA